One genomic window of Luteitalea pratensis includes the following:
- a CDS encoding VOC family protein gives MQLSPLICVHDVAASSAWYQHLLGCESGHGGSEYERLNANGRLVLQLHQWEVEHQHGPLGDPALRPYGNGVLLWFELDDFDAAVARARELQADVVKEAYFSENRNWECWLRDRDGYTVVLTSPLP, from the coding sequence ATGCAGCTCAGTCCCCTCATCTGCGTACACGACGTGGCAGCCAGCAGTGCCTGGTACCAGCACCTGCTCGGTTGCGAGAGCGGGCACGGCGGCTCGGAGTACGAACGCCTGAACGCCAACGGGAGGCTGGTGCTGCAACTGCACCAATGGGAGGTGGAGCATCAGCACGGCCCGCTCGGCGATCCCGCGCTGCGGCCCTACGGCAACGGCGTGTTGCTCTGGTTCGAGCTCGACGACTTCGACGCGGCCGTGGCGCGGGCGCGCGAACTGCAGGCGGACGTCGTGAAGGAGGCCTATTTCAGCGAGAACCGGAATTGGGAATGCTGGCTGCGCGACCGCGACGGCTACACCGTCGTCCTCACGAGCCCGCTGCCCTGA
- a CDS encoding alpha/beta hydrolase fold domain-containing protein — translation MLLLLLVAAQPVAAQPKDCLPLTPTGTQGGALLPRGLMNVRFGGTTGAPLALDVYPHTDAAIRPLAVVLRGGTGTVGQRSSYVGQLVEMLGDAGYVVATADYRSQSVDVAVEDLTAALRLLTMCHAATLHVDQYKTVLVAEDGAAPAALQLAARLQELRLGRFAGAPATPAAVVVIGGRFTSAPVPAVPTRVVHGLADSDVPIVEARTLCERAKASCEVVDVAGASHRVENWWPSQWGYKRELLQWLSTRVGSVPAPARGTAATDGLRKRVVYDAANTLSLDLWTPAGAGPHGVVVLVHGGGWEAGDRVTYIAPMLALAAAKGLAWVSIDYRLTPDVTNREQVADVRTALAWLRDHARELRFDPKRMVLVGESASGQLAAHLAASEPGLAGIVSFYGVYDLEANAGDPANPRSLARRLFRLTTLDAAGRETLREYSPLHHAASTAPPMLILAGTADRLVAQQRAYAAALKSAGARVDVLELDGAPHGMEAWNDNPAWRTWEKGVGDWLVARLRVTPNETSDRADARQRSGAAPGPHRGSPLR, via the coding sequence ATGCTGCTCCTGCTGCTGGTCGCTGCCCAACCGGTTGCGGCACAGCCGAAGGACTGCCTGCCGCTGACGCCGACCGGTACGCAGGGAGGCGCGCTGCTGCCGCGGGGACTGATGAACGTGCGCTTCGGAGGCACCACCGGTGCGCCGCTCGCGCTCGACGTCTACCCGCACACTGATGCAGCGATCCGGCCACTGGCCGTCGTTCTGCGCGGCGGAACGGGCACCGTCGGCCAGCGGTCTTCATACGTCGGCCAACTGGTCGAGATGCTCGGCGACGCCGGCTACGTCGTCGCCACCGCCGACTATCGCTCGCAGAGCGTTGACGTGGCGGTCGAGGACCTGACGGCGGCGTTGCGCCTGCTGACGATGTGTCATGCCGCGACGTTGCATGTGGACCAGTACAAGACGGTGCTCGTCGCGGAGGATGGCGCCGCGCCAGCGGCACTGCAGCTTGCCGCGCGCCTGCAGGAACTGCGCCTCGGGCGTTTTGCGGGAGCGCCGGCCACGCCGGCTGCGGTCGTCGTGATTGGCGGACGCTTTACCAGCGCCCCCGTACCCGCTGTGCCGACACGGGTCGTGCATGGCCTTGCCGACAGCGACGTGCCGATCGTCGAGGCGCGGACGTTGTGCGAGCGTGCCAAGGCTTCGTGTGAGGTCGTCGACGTGGCCGGCGCGAGCCACCGCGTCGAGAACTGGTGGCCTTCGCAGTGGGGCTACAAACGCGAGTTGTTGCAGTGGTTGTCGACACGCGTCGGTTCCGTGCCGGCACCGGCACGCGGCACGGCGGCGACCGATGGCCTGCGCAAACGCGTCGTCTACGACGCCGCCAACACGCTGTCGCTCGATCTGTGGACGCCGGCCGGTGCGGGTCCGCACGGCGTCGTCGTGCTCGTACATGGCGGGGGATGGGAGGCAGGCGACCGGGTCACCTACATCGCGCCGATGCTGGCGCTGGCTGCAGCGAAGGGGCTCGCGTGGGTTTCCATCGATTACCGCCTCACGCCTGACGTCACCAATCGCGAGCAGGTCGCCGACGTGAGGACGGCCCTCGCCTGGCTGCGTGACCACGCGCGCGAGTTGCGCTTCGATCCCAAGCGCATGGTGCTCGTAGGCGAATCTGCGAGCGGTCAGTTGGCCGCGCATCTGGCCGCGAGCGAGCCGGGCCTGGCGGGCATCGTGTCCTTCTACGGCGTCTACGACCTCGAAGCCAATGCCGGCGATCCCGCGAACCCGCGATCGCTGGCGCGGCGCCTGTTCCGGCTGACGACCCTCGACGCCGCCGGCCGTGAGACGCTGCGTGAATACTCGCCGCTGCATCACGCCGCCAGCACGGCGCCCCCGATGCTCATCCTCGCCGGCACCGCAGACCGCCTCGTGGCGCAGCAGCGCGCGTATGCCGCGGCCCTGAAGAGCGCCGGCGCACGCGTCGATGTGCTCGAACTCGACGGCGCGCCTCACGGCATGGAGGCGTGGAACGACAATCCCGCGTGGCGCACCTGGGAGAAGGGGGTAGGAGACTGGCTCGTCGCTCGACTCCGGGTGACGCCGAACGAGACAAGCGACAGGGCTGACGCACGGCAACGCTCAGGTGCCGCGCCGGGTCCGCATCGCGGCAGCCCTCTCCGATGA
- the cyoE gene encoding heme o synthase: MRPHALAYPLLSTRMSDYLQLTKPRLNLLVVFTTGVGYWLGVAGHVDPARLFHAVVGTALVAGGSAAFNQLYEQDVDALMSRTRLRPLPDGRLTPWRAFIFGLVLSALGLVQLSFGVNHLSAIVAFATLLSYVVWYTPMKRRSSLSTVVGAIPGALPPVIGWAAATGTLSREAWLLFAIVFLWQMPHFLSLAWLFREEYERAGFQVLPVVEPTGRSTARQTVIYTAALIPVSLGPALTGLAGPVYFAVALVLGIAFLVLALRFSRDLHRRTARQLFLGSLVYLPLIWLFMIATRVP; the protein is encoded by the coding sequence ATGCGGCCTCACGCCCTCGCCTACCCTCTCCTGTCGACACGGATGTCGGATTACCTGCAGCTCACCAAGCCGCGCCTGAACCTGCTCGTGGTGTTCACGACCGGGGTCGGCTACTGGCTGGGTGTCGCCGGGCACGTCGACCCGGCGAGGCTGTTCCATGCCGTGGTAGGCACCGCGCTCGTGGCTGGCGGCTCGGCGGCCTTCAACCAGTTGTACGAACAGGACGTGGACGCGCTGATGTCGCGCACGCGCCTGCGGCCGCTGCCCGACGGGCGCCTGACGCCGTGGCGGGCCTTCATCTTCGGGCTGGTCCTGAGCGCGCTCGGGCTGGTGCAGTTGTCGTTCGGCGTCAACCACCTGAGCGCGATCGTCGCGTTCGCGACCCTCCTGAGTTACGTCGTGTGGTACACGCCCATGAAACGGCGGTCGTCGTTGTCGACCGTGGTGGGTGCGATCCCGGGCGCGTTGCCGCCGGTGATCGGGTGGGCCGCGGCCACCGGCACCCTCTCGCGCGAGGCGTGGCTGCTGTTCGCGATCGTCTTCCTGTGGCAGATGCCGCATTTCCTGTCGCTGGCGTGGCTCTTCCGCGAGGAATACGAACGCGCCGGGTTCCAGGTGCTGCCGGTCGTGGAGCCGACCGGCCGCAGCACCGCGAGGCAGACGGTGATCTACACCGCGGCGCTGATCCCGGTGAGCCTCGGACCCGCGCTGACCGGACTCGCCGGCCCCGTCTATTTCGCGGTCGCGCTCGTCCTCGGCATCGCGTTCCTCGTGCTCGCCCTTCGCTTTTCCCGCGACCTGCACCGGCGCACCGCGCGCCAGTTGTTCCTCGGCTCCCTGGTCTACCTGCCGCTGATCTGGCTGTTCATGATCGCCACGCGAGTTCCCTGA
- a CDS encoding CHASE2 domain-containing protein, whose product MRSRLLLAAAFGLAAGLAGLALGQLSFFQVAESKLYDLAMRWTVDPAHANPAISVVEIDEISLRRLEPVVGRWPWPRLVHAVVIDFLARGPAKAVAYDVSLTDRDRRTGFDAGGTTWTGADSDQALVDSTRAAGNVIHLAEGVYEGATGADDVDRTLRSAPQGNYGLDESIDLRPALSGPYPGLGEAARALGHNVMLVDEDGPVRQVIPFVRRGGLFLPSFGIAAAQAMLDVPSAQVRLDRADLVIGSTRLPAPVVDIPRFDGQAGEPQRGRRSLIRYRGPAILPDGKTPTYRTYSFYDLFYSEQQLLEGQKPLIDPATFKGGLVFIGATAVGLKDVFAVPLGATGAMAGPHIHANVADMVLSGRVVHRLPAWLCVLLAMLVSVGARYAVMPARVWLGVTAAVGLLVAAHVGGVLAFGRGLWVPLVPATLGWVLATGSGFAYQYLVEGREKRQVRGLFSRYLSKDVYEQVLANPSLAELGGKRRTMSVLFSDMRGFTTLSESGDPEALVQQLNEYFSRMVDVVFEHRGTLDKFVGDMVMALYGAPLDDEDHAEHAVATAVAMVRALGELNRGWAAAGRPTLGIGIGINSGEMIAGTIGSRQVRSYTVIGDAVNLGARLESLNKEYGTSVIISDATRRQLRTPWTLRPLGSVVVKGKSVAVDIFEIVVE is encoded by the coding sequence ATGCGATCCCGCCTGCTCCTCGCCGCCGCGTTCGGCCTTGCCGCAGGTCTGGCGGGTCTGGCACTCGGCCAGTTGTCGTTCTTCCAGGTCGCCGAATCCAAGCTGTACGACCTGGCGATGCGCTGGACAGTCGATCCCGCCCACGCAAACCCCGCCATCTCCGTCGTCGAGATCGACGAAATCAGCCTGCGTCGCCTCGAGCCGGTCGTCGGCCGGTGGCCGTGGCCGCGACTCGTTCACGCGGTGGTGATCGACTTCCTCGCTCGCGGTCCGGCCAAGGCCGTCGCGTATGACGTGAGCCTCACCGACCGGGATCGGCGCACGGGATTCGACGCCGGCGGCACCACGTGGACGGGAGCCGATTCCGACCAGGCGCTCGTCGACTCGACGCGGGCCGCGGGCAACGTCATCCACCTGGCCGAAGGCGTCTACGAGGGCGCCACGGGCGCCGACGACGTGGACCGGACGCTGCGATCGGCCCCGCAGGGGAACTACGGCCTCGACGAGAGCATCGACCTGCGTCCAGCGTTGTCCGGACCCTATCCCGGCCTCGGCGAGGCTGCCCGCGCACTCGGACACAACGTGATGCTCGTGGACGAGGATGGCCCGGTCAGGCAGGTCATCCCGTTCGTCCGCCGCGGCGGCCTGTTCCTGCCCTCGTTCGGCATCGCCGCCGCGCAGGCCATGCTGGATGTGCCAAGCGCGCAGGTCCGGCTCGATCGCGCCGACCTCGTGATCGGCAGCACGCGGCTTCCCGCGCCGGTCGTGGACATTCCCCGCTTCGACGGGCAGGCCGGCGAGCCCCAGAGGGGCCGCCGCAGTCTGATTCGCTACCGGGGACCGGCGATCCTGCCCGACGGCAAGACCCCCACCTACCGTACGTATTCGTTCTACGACCTCTTCTATTCCGAGCAGCAGCTCCTCGAAGGGCAGAAGCCGCTGATCGACCCGGCGACGTTCAAGGGCGGCCTCGTCTTCATCGGCGCGACAGCGGTCGGGCTCAAGGACGTCTTCGCGGTGCCCCTTGGAGCCACCGGGGCCATGGCGGGTCCGCACATCCACGCCAACGTCGCGGACATGGTCCTGTCAGGCCGGGTCGTCCATCGATTGCCCGCGTGGCTGTGCGTTCTCCTGGCGATGCTCGTTTCCGTTGGTGCAAGGTACGCCGTCATGCCGGCGCGCGTGTGGCTGGGTGTCACAGCCGCAGTCGGCCTGCTGGTGGCCGCGCACGTCGGCGGGGTGCTGGCATTCGGCCGGGGCCTCTGGGTGCCGTTGGTTCCGGCGACGCTCGGCTGGGTGCTCGCGACCGGTAGCGGCTTCGCGTATCAGTACCTGGTCGAGGGCCGGGAGAAGCGGCAGGTGCGAGGGCTGTTCTCGCGCTACCTCTCGAAGGACGTCTACGAGCAGGTGCTCGCCAATCCCTCGCTCGCGGAACTCGGGGGCAAGCGACGCACGATGTCCGTCCTGTTTTCGGACATGCGGGGATTCACCACGCTCTCGGAGAGCGGCGATCCCGAGGCGCTCGTCCAGCAGCTGAACGAGTATTTTTCACGCATGGTCGACGTCGTATTCGAGCATCGCGGTACGCTCGACAAGTTCGTCGGCGACATGGTGATGGCGCTGTACGGCGCCCCGCTCGACGACGAGGACCACGCCGAGCATGCCGTGGCCACGGCGGTGGCAATGGTGCGAGCGCTCGGCGAACTCAACCGGGGCTGGGCCGCCGCTGGGCGGCCGACGCTCGGCATCGGCATCGGTATCAACTCCGGCGAGATGATTGCCGGCACCATCGGCTCGCGGCAGGTGCGGAGCTACACGGTGATCGGCGACGCCGTCAACCTCGGAGCGCGGCTCGAGTCGCTGAACAAGGAATATGGCACCTCGGTCATCATCAGCGACGCGACCCGCCGCCAATTGCGCACCCCGTGGACGCTGCGGCCACTGGGCAGCGTGGTGGTGAAGGGCAAGAGCGTCGCGGTCGATATCTTCGAAATAGTGGTCGAGTAG
- a CDS encoding SDR family NAD(P)-dependent oxidoreductase: protein MPLENRIALITGGRRIGQVVAEELARAGADVALSYRSSRAEAEETVTRVRALGRRAIVLQADVSRPADCATLAQGIEQQLGGLDIVVNMASTYVSRPLEEIDEHAWRADIDNNLSSAFHVTHAVLPLLRRRSPAHVVNFTDWLPASGRPRYTGFVAYYVAKAGVKALTEALALELAKDRILVNAIAPGPIVPPPELDAEQAKAVAEATPLGRWGGELEIARAVMLLVTTQFITGETLRVDGGRHVR, encoded by the coding sequence ATGCCACTTGAGAATCGCATCGCCCTGATCACTGGCGGACGACGGATCGGCCAGGTCGTGGCCGAGGAGCTCGCGCGCGCCGGGGCCGATGTCGCGCTGTCGTACCGGTCGTCCCGGGCGGAGGCCGAGGAGACGGTCACCCGGGTCCGCGCGCTGGGCCGGCGGGCGATCGTGCTCCAGGCCGACGTGAGCCGGCCGGCCGACTGTGCAACCCTCGCCCAGGGGATCGAGCAACAACTCGGCGGCCTCGACATCGTCGTCAACATGGCGTCGACGTATGTGTCGCGGCCGCTCGAGGAGATCGACGAGCACGCGTGGCGCGCCGACATCGACAACAATCTGTCGTCGGCGTTCCACGTCACGCATGCCGTCCTGCCACTGCTGCGGCGCCGCTCGCCGGCGCACGTGGTCAACTTCACGGACTGGCTGCCCGCAAGTGGCAGGCCACGCTACACCGGATTCGTGGCGTACTACGTCGCGAAGGCCGGCGTGAAGGCTCTCACGGAAGCGCTCGCGCTCGAGCTCGCGAAGGACCGGATCCTGGTGAACGCCATCGCGCCCGGCCCGATCGTCCCGCCGCCAGAGCTCGATGCTGAGCAAGCCAAGGCCGTCGCCGAGGCCACGCCGCTGGGACGATGGGGCGGCGAACTCGAGATCGCCAGAGCCGTGATGCTGCTGGTGACCACGCAGTTCATCACCGGGGAGACGCTGCGGGTCGACGGCGGCAGGCATGTGAGATAA
- a CDS encoding type VI secretion system tube protein Hcp, with protein sequence MTEIFVKIDGVTGTATGAHHGWLVVSSAQLSSTEKNSVVISRVYDRLSNKLFKFFKDGTAIPTVTIDVMKGGRLVTRLELASVLIAEFYPVSGQPPMESITFNYTGARTVQGTTASSDDAVGRAWSLAERRGA encoded by the coding sequence ATGACTGAAATCTTCGTCAAGATCGATGGTGTCACGGGTACCGCCACCGGCGCGCATCACGGGTGGCTGGTGGTGTCGAGCGCGCAGTTGTCGTCGACCGAGAAGAACTCGGTCGTCATATCGAGGGTCTACGATCGACTCTCGAACAAACTTTTCAAATTTTTCAAGGATGGCACGGCCATTCCGACCGTCACGATCGACGTCATGAAGGGGGGGCGGCTCGTGACGCGACTCGAACTGGCGAGTGTGCTCATCGCCGAGTTCTATCCCGTATCCGGCCAGCCACCCATGGAGTCCATTACGTTCAACTACACCGGGGCGAGAACCGTGCAGGGCACCACTGCGAGCAGCGACGATGCGGTGGGAAGGGCATGGTCATTGGCGGAGCGGCGGGGCGCGTAG
- a CDS encoding DUF420 domain-containing protein: protein MTVSDLPALNASLNALASLFLLAGYVFVRQRKIGAHRACMLGALATSALFLTSYLIYHYNVGSRPFTGTGSIRLVYFAILISHVLLAIAIVPMVLVTVSRALTRRFDRHRRIARITWPLWMYVSVTGVIVYVMLYRM, encoded by the coding sequence TTGACCGTCTCCGACCTCCCCGCCCTCAATGCGAGCCTGAACGCGCTGGCGTCGCTGTTCCTCCTGGCCGGCTACGTGTTCGTGCGGCAACGGAAGATCGGCGCGCATCGCGCCTGCATGCTGGGAGCGCTGGCGACATCGGCGCTGTTCCTGACGAGCTACCTGATTTATCACTACAACGTCGGCTCGCGGCCGTTCACGGGAACCGGTTCGATCCGGCTCGTCTACTTCGCGATCCTGATCTCGCACGTGCTGTTGGCCATCGCCATCGTGCCGATGGTGCTCGTCACCGTCTCGCGGGCGCTGACCCGTCGCTTCGACCGCCATCGCCGCATCGCACGGATTACGTGGCCGCTGTGGATGTACGTGTCGGTTACGGGCGTCATCGTGTACGTGATGCTCTACCGGATGTAA
- a CDS encoding M23 family metallopeptidase yields the protein MRTLLALLVALLIAFGLVWFLAGRAAGPAIRLGAPTKVLGQRTPLTLDVYAPGGRVTAIDVGLEQNGQPLPLGSQAQPQALKFATAADRVTVSGEIGRQTAPALKTGAATLVVHATRPVLFGLRQVSSTFRKDLQVRLTPPTVTVLSQFHFINQGGAETVVYQVNPADVDSGVRVGELEYPGLPAAGAGIPNAAPGLRVAFFPFLFNQPPSTPVSMWARDEAGNATRADLDSKVNPKQFRKSTIPLDDVFLQKVVPAILQNTPDLQVKDASDLLASYLVINRDLRHQNNETIRTIGRTKTAREILWRGPFRQMMNSAVEAGFADERTYEYKGKAVDKQVHLGFDLASTQNAPIHAANRGTVVFAGFLGIYGNCVIVDHGMGLQSLYAHLSSIGVQEGQTVEMNAELGRSGQTGLAGGDHLHFTMVLHGEFVTPVDWWSSQWIEDRVMRKLRAAGVPAPTPAATK from the coding sequence ATGCGTACGTTGCTCGCACTGCTGGTGGCGCTGTTGATCGCCTTCGGACTGGTCTGGTTCCTCGCCGGTCGCGCTGCAGGACCGGCGATCAGGCTTGGTGCACCCACGAAGGTGCTGGGGCAGCGAACGCCGCTGACGCTGGACGTATATGCCCCTGGGGGCCGCGTCACGGCCATCGACGTCGGCCTGGAGCAGAACGGCCAGCCGCTGCCGCTGGGCTCGCAGGCGCAGCCCCAGGCCCTCAAGTTCGCCACCGCCGCGGATCGGGTAACCGTGAGCGGCGAGATCGGCCGCCAGACCGCCCCGGCACTCAAGACGGGCGCGGCGACGCTGGTCGTCCATGCGACCCGGCCGGTGCTGTTCGGCCTGCGACAGGTCAGTTCCACCTTCCGCAAGGACCTGCAGGTCCGGCTCACGCCACCGACCGTCACGGTGCTGTCGCAGTTCCACTTCATCAACCAGGGCGGGGCCGAGACCGTCGTCTACCAGGTGAACCCGGCCGACGTGGACTCGGGCGTGCGCGTCGGCGAACTGGAGTACCCGGGCCTGCCCGCCGCTGGCGCCGGTATCCCGAATGCCGCACCGGGCCTGCGCGTGGCCTTCTTCCCGTTCCTGTTCAACCAGCCGCCGTCGACGCCGGTGTCCATGTGGGCACGTGACGAGGCCGGCAACGCGACGCGGGCGGACCTGGACTCGAAGGTCAACCCGAAGCAGTTCCGCAAGAGCACGATCCCGCTCGACGATGTGTTCCTGCAGAAGGTGGTGCCGGCAATCCTGCAGAACACGCCGGATTTGCAGGTGAAGGACGCCAGCGACCTGCTGGCCAGCTACCTGGTGATCAACCGCGACCTGCGGCACCAGAACAACGAGACCATCCGCACCATCGGACGAACGAAGACGGCCCGGGAGATTCTCTGGCGCGGTCCCTTCCGCCAGATGATGAACTCCGCCGTCGAGGCCGGCTTTGCCGACGAGCGCACCTACGAGTACAAGGGCAAGGCCGTCGACAAGCAGGTCCACCTCGGCTTCGATCTCGCGTCCACGCAGAACGCGCCCATTCACGCCGCCAATCGCGGCACGGTGGTGTTTGCCGGGTTCCTCGGCATCTACGGCAACTGCGTGATCGTCGACCATGGCATGGGCCTGCAGTCGCTGTACGCCCACCTGAGTTCGATCGGCGTCCAGGAAGGCCAGACCGTGGAGATGAATGCCGAGCTCGGACGCAGCGGCCAGACCGGATTGGCCGGTGGCGACCACCTCCACTTCACGATGGTCCTGCACGGCGAATTCGTCACGCCGGTGGACTGGTGGAGTTCCCAGTGGATCGAGGACCGGGTCATGCGGAAGTTGCGCGCTGCCGGAGTCCCCGCGCCCACACCGGCGGCCACGAAGTAA
- a CDS encoding M48 family metalloprotease — MSLTLLAGLANPAAAQFGIIEQGAKRAKQVSDFNWSDEEKAALGAKVSTLVRQRYGVVQDTAVHKYVTLVGRTVTDKSTKPGLPWTFIVLDTDAVNAFAAPHGYVHITRGALALMKDEAELAGVLAHEIIHVTEEHTIDALKKNTIKSAAAEEVAGGNAMIEFLANAAYNNILDNAYSRGDESAADTMGITLISKAGYAPQALGNFLTTLAERNKSATEKRGLFSSHPEMEARQGKLGAAIIKGKLSGTQLVSERFKTTIRYKPVPQSQIATVEAGTKGLAGGSSQKGSTAKDSKSTSTAKAEAPAEAPKKKGFGLGRLVSGGGSETKSAQVVGSGGARGLDPEKDAKGGSNPAVVAVKFTPAELQAFKKAGSLT, encoded by the coding sequence TTGTCCCTCACGCTCCTGGCCGGACTCGCGAACCCGGCCGCGGCGCAGTTCGGGATCATCGAGCAGGGCGCCAAACGCGCCAAGCAGGTCAGCGACTTCAACTGGTCCGACGAGGAGAAGGCTGCGCTCGGCGCCAAGGTGAGCACCCTCGTCCGTCAGCGATACGGCGTCGTCCAGGATACGGCCGTGCACAAGTACGTCACGCTGGTCGGCCGCACGGTGACCGACAAGAGCACCAAGCCTGGCCTGCCGTGGACGTTCATCGTGCTCGACACCGATGCCGTCAACGCCTTTGCGGCGCCGCATGGCTACGTGCACATCACCCGCGGCGCGCTCGCGCTGATGAAGGACGAAGCGGAACTGGCCGGTGTACTCGCGCACGAGATCATCCACGTCACCGAGGAGCACACGATCGACGCGCTCAAGAAGAACACGATCAAGAGCGCCGCGGCCGAGGAGGTGGCCGGCGGCAACGCCATGATCGAGTTCCTTGCCAACGCGGCCTACAACAACATCCTCGACAACGCCTACAGCCGTGGCGACGAGAGTGCCGCCGACACGATGGGCATCACGCTGATCAGCAAGGCAGGGTATGCGCCGCAGGCCCTTGGCAATTTCCTGACGACGCTCGCCGAGCGCAACAAGAGCGCGACCGAGAAGCGTGGTCTCTTCAGCTCACACCCGGAGATGGAGGCGCGGCAGGGCAAGCTCGGCGCGGCCATCATCAAGGGAAAGCTCTCGGGCACGCAACTCGTGTCGGAACGGTTCAAGACGACGATCAGGTACAAGCCCGTGCCGCAGTCGCAGATTGCCACGGTGGAAGCCGGCACCAAGGGACTGGCGGGCGGATCGAGCCAGAAGGGCAGCACGGCCAAGGACAGCAAGTCCACCAGCACGGCGAAGGCAGAGGCACCCGCGGAGGCGCCCAAGAAGAAGGGCTTCGGGCTCGGCCGGCTCGTCTCCGGCGGCGGCAGCGAGACCAAGTCGGCGCAGGTGGTCGGCTCTGGCGGCGCGCGAGGCCTGGATCCCGAGAAGGATGCCAAGGGCGGCAGCAACCCTGCCGTGGTCGCCGTCAAGTTCACGCCGGCCGAACTGCAGGCCTTCAAGAAGGCCGGGTCACTTACGTAA